The following are from one region of the Strix uralensis isolate ZFMK-TIS-50842 chromosome 4, bStrUra1, whole genome shotgun sequence genome:
- the RASGEF1B gene encoding ras-GEF domain-containing family member 1B isoform X2, with amino-acid sequence MPQTPPFAAMFDSSGYNRNLYQSEEDNCGGLYYHDNNLLSGSLEALIQHLVPSVDYYPDRTYIFTFLLSSHLFMHPYELMAKVCHLCIEQQRLSEPGLDKNRIRKIAPKILQLLTEWTETFPYDFRDERMMRNLKELAQRIASGDEMYRKNVQQLLQNLIRKLTTVSQYEEVLAKINATSTDRLTVLKTKPQSIQRDIITVCNDPYVLAQQLTHIELERLNYIGPEEFVQAFVQKDPLDNDKSCYRDQKKTRNLEAYVEWFNRLSYLVATEICMPVKKKQRARVIEYFIDVARECFNIGNFNSLMAIISGMNMSPVSRLKKTWAKVKTAKFDILEHQMDPSSNFYNYRTALRGAAQRSLTAHNNREKIVIPFFSLLIKDIYFLNEGCASRLPNGHVNFEKFWELAKQVSEFMTWKQVECPFERDRKILQYLLTVPVFSDDALYLASYESESPENHIEKDRWKTLRSALLGRV; translated from the exons ATGCCACAGACACCTCCCTTTGCAGCTATGTTTGACAGCAGTGGCTACAACAGGAACCTGTATCAGTCAGAAGAAGACAACTGTGGAGGGCTCTATTACCATGACAACAACCTCCTGTCAGGGTCTCTGGAAGCTCTGATCCAGCACTTGGTACCCAGTGTAGATTACTATCCTGAT AGGACGTACATCTTCACCTTCCTTCTCAGTTCACACCTGTTCATGCACCCGTATGAGCTCATGGCCAAAGTCTGCCATCTGTGCATTGAGCAGCAGAGACTGAGTGAGCCTGGCCTGGACAAG AATCGGATACGAAAAATTGCACCCAAAATCCTACAGTTGTTGACTGAATGGACAGAGACGTTTCCTTATGATTTCCGAGATGAAAGAATGATGAGGAACTTAAAAGAGTTGGCACAAAGAATAGCCAGTGGTGATGAG ATGTATCGGAAGAACGTACAGCAGCTCCTCCAGAACCTGATTCGGAAGCTCACCACTGTTAGCCAGTATGAGGAAGTACTTGCAAAAATTAATGCCACGTCCACCGATCGCCTCACAGTTCTAAAGACCAAGCCCCAGTCCATCCAGAGGGACATAATCACAGTCTGCAATGATCCCTACGTGTTAGCTCAGCAGCTGACGCACATAGAGCTT GAGAGACTCAATTATATTGGACCAGAAGAATTTGTCCAGGCGTTTGTGCAAAAGGATCCTTTGGATAATGACAAG agctgctacAGAGATCAAAAGAAGACCCGGAATCTGGAAGCCTATGTGGAATGGTTTAACAGGCTCAGTTACTTGGTTGCAACAGAAATCTGTATG CCTGTGAAGAAGAAGCAGAGAGCAAGAGTGATAGAATATTTCATTGATGTGGCACGGGAATGTTTTAACATTGGCAACTTCAACTCCTTAATGGCTATTATTT CTGGCATGAACATGAGTCCTGTGTCTCGGTTAAAGAAAACTTGGGCAAAAGTAAAGACAGCCAAATTTGATATTCTTGAG CATCAGATGGACCCTTCTAGCAATTTCTATAATTACCGAACTGCCCTGCGTGGAGCTGCTCAAAGGTCCTTGACAGCTCATAACAATAGAGAGAAG ATCGTAATACCTTTCTTCAGCCTCTTGATCAAAGATATTTACTTCCTCAATGAGGGTTGTGCCAGTCGTCTTCCAAATGGTCATGTCAATTTTGAA AAATTTTGGGAATTGGCAAAACAAGTCAGTGAATTTATGACGTGGAAGCAAGTGGAGTGTCCTTTTGAAAGGGATCGGAAGATTCTGCAGTACTTGCTCACTGTCCCAGTCTTCAGTGATGATG CACTTTACTTGGCTTCCTATGAGAGCGAAAGTCCCGAGAATCACATTGAAAAGGACAGATGGAAGACACTAAG
- the RASGEF1B gene encoding ras-GEF domain-containing family member 1B isoform X1 yields MPQTPPFAAMFDSSGYNRNLYQSEEDNCGGLYYHDNNLLSGSLEALIQHLVPSVDYYPDRTYIFTFLLSSHLFMHPYELMAKVCHLCIEQQRLSEPGLDKNRIRKIAPKILQLLTEWTETFPYDFRDERMMRNLKELAQRIASGDEMYRKNVQQLLQNLIRKLTTVSQYEEVLAKINATSTDRLTVLKTKPQSIQRDIITVCNDPYVLAQQLTHIELERLNYIGPEEFVQAFVQKDPLDNDKSCYRDQKKTRNLEAYVEWFNRLSYLVATEICMSVTLQWHVLQPVKKKQRARVIEYFIDVARECFNIGNFNSLMAIISGMNMSPVSRLKKTWAKVKTAKFDILEHQMDPSSNFYNYRTALRGAAQRSLTAHNNREKIVIPFFSLLIKDIYFLNEGCASRLPNGHVNFEKFWELAKQVSEFMTWKQVECPFERDRKILQYLLTVPVFSDDALYLASYESESPENHIEKDRWKTLRSALLGRV; encoded by the exons ATGCCACAGACACCTCCCTTTGCAGCTATGTTTGACAGCAGTGGCTACAACAGGAACCTGTATCAGTCAGAAGAAGACAACTGTGGAGGGCTCTATTACCATGACAACAACCTCCTGTCAGGGTCTCTGGAAGCTCTGATCCAGCACTTGGTACCCAGTGTAGATTACTATCCTGAT AGGACGTACATCTTCACCTTCCTTCTCAGTTCACACCTGTTCATGCACCCGTATGAGCTCATGGCCAAAGTCTGCCATCTGTGCATTGAGCAGCAGAGACTGAGTGAGCCTGGCCTGGACAAG AATCGGATACGAAAAATTGCACCCAAAATCCTACAGTTGTTGACTGAATGGACAGAGACGTTTCCTTATGATTTCCGAGATGAAAGAATGATGAGGAACTTAAAAGAGTTGGCACAAAGAATAGCCAGTGGTGATGAG ATGTATCGGAAGAACGTACAGCAGCTCCTCCAGAACCTGATTCGGAAGCTCACCACTGTTAGCCAGTATGAGGAAGTACTTGCAAAAATTAATGCCACGTCCACCGATCGCCTCACAGTTCTAAAGACCAAGCCCCAGTCCATCCAGAGGGACATAATCACAGTCTGCAATGATCCCTACGTGTTAGCTCAGCAGCTGACGCACATAGAGCTT GAGAGACTCAATTATATTGGACCAGAAGAATTTGTCCAGGCGTTTGTGCAAAAGGATCCTTTGGATAATGACAAG agctgctacAGAGATCAAAAGAAGACCCGGAATCTGGAAGCCTATGTGGAATGGTTTAACAGGCTCAGTTACTTGGTTGCAACAGAAATCTGTATG AGCGTAACACTCCAATGGCATGTCTTGCAGCCTGTGAAGAAGAAGCAGAGAGCAAGAGTGATAGAATATTTCATTGATGTGGCACGGGAATGTTTTAACATTGGCAACTTCAACTCCTTAATGGCTATTATTT CTGGCATGAACATGAGTCCTGTGTCTCGGTTAAAGAAAACTTGGGCAAAAGTAAAGACAGCCAAATTTGATATTCTTGAG CATCAGATGGACCCTTCTAGCAATTTCTATAATTACCGAACTGCCCTGCGTGGAGCTGCTCAAAGGTCCTTGACAGCTCATAACAATAGAGAGAAG ATCGTAATACCTTTCTTCAGCCTCTTGATCAAAGATATTTACTTCCTCAATGAGGGTTGTGCCAGTCGTCTTCCAAATGGTCATGTCAATTTTGAA AAATTTTGGGAATTGGCAAAACAAGTCAGTGAATTTATGACGTGGAAGCAAGTGGAGTGTCCTTTTGAAAGGGATCGGAAGATTCTGCAGTACTTGCTCACTGTCCCAGTCTTCAGTGATGATG CACTTTACTTGGCTTCCTATGAGAGCGAAAGTCCCGAGAATCACATTGAAAAGGACAGATGGAAGACACTAAG